One Agrococcus jenensis genomic region harbors:
- a CDS encoding tyrosine recombinase XerC: protein MQIAEAVDGYLDHLERERGYSANTVRGYRGDLRSLTEHCDGAGLEDATALDIDVLRDWLYASSEAGMGKSTIARRSAAARGLSRWIAAHGGADVAGRLRTPKRDRHLPRVLSRQVMDGVLGSLAAAAGEGDPVALRDLAVVELLYASALRVSELVGLDVDDVDLERLTVRVTGKGSKERVVPFGRPALDAVLDWMRVGRPQLADAERAHPALFLGARGGRLGQRRVHELVTALLEEIPGSGPHGPHTLRHTAATHLLDGGADLRAVQELLGHASLGTTQIYTHVSLERLAEAYRGAHPRA from the coding sequence GTGCAGATCGCCGAGGCCGTCGACGGCTACCTCGACCACCTCGAGCGCGAGCGCGGGTACTCGGCGAACACGGTGCGCGGCTACCGGGGCGACCTCCGCAGCCTCACGGAGCACTGCGACGGCGCAGGCCTCGAGGACGCCACCGCGCTCGACATCGACGTGCTCCGCGACTGGCTCTACGCGAGCTCGGAGGCCGGCATGGGCAAGTCGACGATCGCGCGCCGCAGCGCGGCCGCCCGCGGGCTGAGCCGCTGGATCGCCGCGCACGGCGGCGCCGACGTCGCAGGACGCCTGCGCACGCCGAAGCGCGACCGCCACCTGCCGCGCGTGCTCTCGCGCCAGGTGATGGACGGCGTGCTCGGCTCGCTCGCCGCCGCCGCGGGGGAGGGTGACCCCGTGGCGCTCCGTGACCTCGCCGTCGTCGAGCTGCTCTACGCGAGCGCGCTGCGGGTGAGCGAGCTCGTCGGGCTCGACGTCGACGACGTCGACCTCGAGCGGCTCACCGTGCGCGTGACGGGCAAGGGCTCGAAGGAGCGCGTCGTGCCGTTCGGGCGGCCAGCGCTCGACGCGGTGCTCGACTGGATGCGCGTCGGCCGCCCGCAGCTGGCCGACGCCGAGCGCGCCCATCCGGCGCTCTTCCTCGGCGCCCGGGGCGGACGGCTCGGCCAGCGGCGCGTGCACGAGCTCGTCACGGCGCTGCTCGAGGAGATCCCCGGCTCCGGCCCGCACGGCCCGCACACGCTGCGCCACACGGCGGCCACGCACCTGCTCGACGGCGGCGCCGACCTGCGAGCGGTGCAGGAGCTGCTCGGGCACGCGAGCCTCGGCACCACCCAGATCTACACGCACGTCTCGCTCGAGCGGCTCGCCGAGGCGTACCGCGGCGCGCATCCGCGAGCCTGA
- a CDS encoding metallophosphoesterase, with translation MTLGMHPEPAAVIAHLSDTHLLAGGAPLAGVVDTEGHLRATAERLAVAAADADVIVVSGDVADLGEPEAYALAREILEPVAAGIGAPIVWTAGNHDERAPMRASLGLPGAPLDPLDSVLEVAGLRIVALDSSLPGWHHGGLDDGQAAWLAGALADPPPLGTVLVMHHPPLAYRGQLMRLLEFRDEALLAEAIGGADVRAILSGHLHINGSGTFAEIPVVLAGATSYADDLGGPPPAMHGIDATQSFNLIEVYADSIAHSVVPALPHPTRETISLQLAEQVIALDPETRADRFSRKPD, from the coding sequence ACCCTCGGGATGCATCCGGAACCGGCTGCGGTGATCGCCCACCTCAGCGACACCCACCTGCTCGCGGGCGGTGCGCCGCTCGCGGGCGTCGTCGACACCGAGGGGCACCTGCGCGCCACCGCCGAGCGGCTCGCCGTCGCCGCGGCCGACGCCGACGTCATCGTCGTCTCCGGCGACGTCGCCGACCTGGGGGAGCCGGAGGCGTACGCGCTGGCCCGCGAGATCCTCGAGCCGGTCGCCGCCGGCATCGGCGCGCCCATCGTCTGGACCGCCGGCAACCACGACGAGCGCGCACCGATGCGCGCGTCGCTCGGACTGCCGGGGGCGCCGCTCGACCCGCTCGACTCGGTGCTCGAGGTCGCGGGCCTCCGCATCGTCGCGCTCGACTCGAGCCTCCCGGGCTGGCACCACGGCGGCCTCGACGACGGGCAGGCCGCGTGGCTGGCGGGTGCGCTCGCCGACCCGCCGCCGCTCGGCACCGTGCTCGTGATGCACCACCCGCCGCTCGCGTACCGGGGCCAGCTCATGCGGCTGCTCGAGTTCCGCGACGAGGCGCTGCTCGCCGAGGCGATCGGCGGCGCCGACGTGCGCGCGATCCTCTCGGGCCACCTCCACATCAACGGCTCCGGCACCTTCGCCGAGATCCCGGTCGTGCTCGCCGGCGCCACGAGCTACGCCGACGACCTGGGCGGCCCGCCGCCCGCGATGCACGGCATCGACGCGACGCAGTCGTTCAACCTCATCGAGGTCTACGCCGACAGCATCGCGCACTCCGTCGTGCCAGCCCTGCCGCACCCGACCCGCGAGACGATCTCGCTGCAGCTCGCCGAGCAGGTGATCGCGCTCGACCCCGAGACGCGCGCCGACCGCTTCAGCCGGAAGCCGGACTGA
- a CDS encoding DivIVA domain-containing protein: MSTFPRAKRSQPGYDIEQVEDFLEDARRAYATDARAATAIDSSTIRRMSFTMQKGGYSPAHVDAALERLEEAFARREHERGVVEHGEDAWYAKVRDRAQQALETLKRPDGERFRRVSRISRGYRVLEVDRFAAKIADYLEDGPDMTVREVRTAQFDAQFGGYDEDEVDQLFDTVVSLMLAVR; this comes from the coding sequence ATGAGCACGTTCCCGAGGGCAAAGCGCTCGCAGCCCGGCTACGACATCGAGCAGGTCGAGGACTTCCTCGAGGATGCTCGGCGCGCGTACGCCACGGACGCGCGCGCGGCGACCGCGATCGACAGCTCCACCATCCGCCGCATGAGCTTCACGATGCAGAAGGGCGGCTACTCGCCGGCCCACGTCGACGCGGCGCTCGAGCGGCTCGAGGAGGCCTTCGCGCGCCGCGAGCACGAGCGCGGCGTCGTCGAGCACGGCGAGGACGCCTGGTACGCGAAGGTGCGGGACCGGGCGCAGCAGGCGCTCGAGACGCTCAAGCGCCCCGACGGCGAGCGCTTCCGCCGCGTCAGCCGCATCTCGCGCGGCTACCGGGTGCTGGAGGTCGACCGCTTCGCCGCGAAGATCGCCGACTACCTCGAGGACGGGCCGGACATGACGGTGCGCGAGGTGCGCACGGCGCAGTTCGACGCCCAGTTCGGCGGCTACGACGAGGACGAGGTCGACCAGCTGTTCGACACCGTCGTGAGCCTCATGCTGGCGGTCCGCTGA
- a CDS encoding alpha/beta hydrolase, which produces MTETIEIRSGAELPARREEIELHTLDGLTLVGELALPLERDPVATLVCLHPLPTHHGFMDSHVLRKAALRLPALADLAVLRFNFRGVESPRGRSEGEFDGGDDERYDLAAALGLVAERALPSPWLLGWSFGTEVALKHGRESSAVGALLLSPPLHRTSEQELRAWAGSGKRMTAIVPELDDYLQPAEARERFSVVPEAEIVAVEGGKHLWVGENQVRRVLDEIVARANPAAAPLPTHWPV; this is translated from the coding sequence GTGACGGAGACCATCGAGATCCGCTCCGGCGCCGAGCTGCCCGCACGGCGCGAGGAGATCGAGCTGCACACGCTCGACGGCCTCACGCTCGTCGGCGAGCTGGCGCTGCCGCTCGAGCGCGATCCGGTCGCGACCCTCGTCTGCCTGCACCCGCTGCCGACCCACCACGGCTTCATGGACTCGCACGTGCTGCGGAAGGCCGCGCTCCGGCTCCCCGCGCTCGCCGACCTCGCGGTGCTGCGCTTCAACTTCCGCGGCGTCGAGAGCCCGCGCGGCCGCAGCGAGGGGGAGTTCGACGGCGGTGACGACGAGCGCTACGACCTCGCCGCCGCCCTCGGGCTCGTGGCCGAGCGCGCGCTGCCGTCGCCGTGGCTGCTCGGCTGGTCGTTCGGCACCGAGGTCGCGCTCAAGCACGGCCGCGAGTCGAGCGCCGTCGGCGCGCTGCTGCTGTCGCCGCCGCTGCACCGCACGAGCGAGCAGGAGCTGCGCGCCTGGGCCGGATCCGGCAAGCGGATGACGGCGATCGTGCCGGAGCTCGACGACTACCTGCAGCCGGCCGAGGCGCGCGAGCGCTTCTCGGTCGTGCCGGAGGCCGAGATCGTCGCCGTCGAGGGCGGCAAGCACCTGTGGGTGGGCGAGAACCAGGTGCGGCGCGTGCTCGACGAGATCGTCGCGCGCGCCAACCCCGCCGCGGCGCCGCTGCCGACGCACTGGCCCGTCTAG
- the frr gene encoding ribosome recycling factor, translated as MISDVLASAKEKMAQSIEVAKADFQTVSAGRANPALFQKLLVEYYGSPTPLVQLAGFQQPDARTLVITPFDKSALKDIERAIVAAPHLGVSPSNDGAIIRVVMPELTEERRRDYVKIVKDKAEQARVAVRNIRRQALSDLDKLTEVGDDEVARAGKELEAATKQAVDGIDDALKKKESELLEV; from the coding sequence GTGATCAGCGACGTTCTGGCTTCGGCCAAGGAGAAGATGGCCCAGTCGATCGAGGTCGCGAAGGCCGACTTCCAGACGGTCAGCGCGGGCAGGGCCAACCCGGCGCTGTTCCAGAAGCTGCTCGTCGAGTACTACGGCTCGCCGACGCCGCTCGTGCAGCTCGCGGGCTTCCAGCAGCCCGACGCGCGCACGCTCGTCATCACGCCGTTCGACAAGAGCGCGCTCAAGGACATCGAGCGCGCGATCGTCGCCGCGCCCCACCTCGGCGTCAGCCCGTCGAACGACGGCGCGATCATCCGCGTCGTCATGCCGGAGCTCACCGAGGAGCGCCGCCGCGACTACGTCAAGATCGTCAAGGACAAGGCCGAGCAGGCCCGCGTCGCCGTCCGCAACATCCGTCGCCAGGCGCTCAGCGACCTCGACAAGCTGACCGAGGTCGGCGACGACGAGGTCGCGCGCGCCGGCAAGGAGCTCGAGGCCGCGACGAAGCAGGCCGTCGACGGCATCGACGACGCACTGAAGAAGAAGGAGTCCGAGCTCCTCGAGGTCTGA
- a CDS encoding transglycosylase SLT domain-containing protein, with translation MFTRSHSASARSTRTRGVLSGVSLVAAAGFVLVSVAASPGSEVMAEPASLPSQPRAGQAVDAITGSQASLVRDEIVVHTPTPTPTPTPEPAPAAAPAAAAAPAAASAPRAASIAIPAVAAPNPGSAQAAARQMVLARGWGEDQYSCLYNLWQRESNWNVYAQNRSSGAYGIPQALPGSKMATAGADWQTNPITQISWGLGYIAGRYGTPCGAWGHSESVGWY, from the coding sequence GTGTTCACCAGGTCCCACTCCGCTTCCGCGCGCTCGACGCGCACGCGCGGCGTGCTCTCCGGGGTGTCGCTCGTGGCCGCGGCGGGCTTCGTGCTCGTCTCCGTCGCCGCGAGCCCTGGCTCCGAGGTGATGGCCGAGCCCGCGTCGCTGCCGAGCCAGCCCCGCGCCGGCCAGGCCGTCGACGCGATCACCGGCTCGCAGGCCTCCCTCGTCCGCGACGAGATCGTGGTGCACACGCCGACCCCGACGCCGACGCCGACGCCCGAGCCGGCACCCGCCGCCGCACCGGCAGCCGCCGCCGCACCCGCTGCCGCGAGCGCCCCGCGCGCGGCGTCGATCGCGATCCCCGCCGTCGCGGCGCCGAACCCCGGCAGCGCCCAGGCCGCGGCCCGACAGATGGTGCTGGCGCGCGGATGGGGCGAGGACCAGTACTCGTGCCTCTACAACCTGTGGCAGCGCGAGTCGAACTGGAACGTCTACGCGCAGAACCGCTCGAGCGGCGCCTACGGCATCCCGCAGGCCCTGCCCGGTTCGAAGATGGCGACCGCGGGCGCCGACTGGCAGACCAACCCCATCACCCAGATCAGCTGGGGCCTCGGCTACATCGCCGGCCGCTACGGCACGCCCTGCGGCGCCTGGGGCCACTCAGAGTCTGTCGGCTGGTACTGA
- a CDS encoding phosphatidate cytidylyltransferase, translating to MRREHRSPAEIEAQIQAQIHAARDQIEATRARVNKRTGRDLAAATGMAVVLGVVLLASLLWVKTLFMVFATVLVGFALYELASAMRFGGRDVPRIPLVLLGSAILPITWVLGAAGMWWSTLGAIAAVALARVLELADRRTRTGVRAVAADIAGGALCIAYVAVLGGFAVLLTAQDGGQWWTLAMIIMTTVIDTGALAAGVLLGRHKLAPRISPGKTWEGLAGGALFATITGIALSVWMLQQEWWFGFVLAALLVAAATVGDLAESIIKRDLGIKDIGSFLPGHGGFLDRLDSILPSAVVMMALFQVVHA from the coding sequence GTGCGACGAGAGCATCGGAGCCCCGCCGAGATCGAGGCGCAGATCCAGGCGCAGATCCACGCCGCGCGGGACCAGATCGAGGCGACCCGCGCGCGCGTGAACAAGCGCACGGGCCGCGACCTCGCGGCAGCGACCGGCATGGCGGTCGTGCTGGGCGTGGTGCTGCTGGCGAGCCTGCTGTGGGTGAAGACGCTGTTCATGGTCTTCGCGACCGTGCTCGTCGGCTTCGCGCTCTACGAGCTCGCGAGCGCGATGCGGTTCGGCGGCCGCGACGTGCCGCGCATCCCGCTCGTGCTGCTCGGCAGCGCGATCCTGCCGATCACGTGGGTGCTCGGGGCCGCGGGCATGTGGTGGTCGACGCTCGGCGCGATCGCCGCGGTCGCCCTCGCGCGGGTGCTCGAGCTCGCCGACCGCAGGACCCGCACCGGCGTCCGTGCCGTCGCGGCCGACATCGCCGGGGGAGCGCTCTGCATCGCCTACGTGGCGGTGCTCGGCGGCTTCGCGGTGCTGCTCACCGCGCAGGACGGCGGCCAGTGGTGGACGCTCGCGATGATCATCATGACGACCGTGATCGACACCGGCGCGCTCGCCGCCGGCGTGCTGCTCGGCCGCCACAAGCTCGCGCCCCGCATCAGCCCGGGCAAGACCTGGGAGGGGCTCGCCGGCGGCGCCCTGTTCGCGACCATCACCGGCATCGCGCTCTCGGTGTGGATGCTGCAGCAGGAGTGGTGGTTCGGGTTCGTCCTCGCGGCGCTGCTCGTCGCGGCCGCCACGGTCGGCGACCTCGCCGAGTCGATCATCAAGCGCGACCTCGGCATCAAGGACATCGGCTCGTTCCTGCCCGGCCACGGCGGCTTCCTCGACCGGCTCGACTCGATCCTCCCGAGCGCCGTCGTGATGATGGCCCTGTTCCAGGTGGTGCACGCCTGA
- the rpsB gene encoding 30S ribosomal protein S2: MAVVTTRQLLDSGVHFGHQTRRWNPKMKRFIFTERSGIYIIDLQQSLAYIDKAYDFVKETVSHGGSVLFVGTKKQAQESIAEQATRVGQPYVNQRWLGGLLTNFNTVSKRLSRMKELEELDFEDTTQGYTKKELLLKKRELLKLQKSLGGIRNLQRTPSAIWIVDTNKEHLAVDEAKKLGIPIIAILDTNCDPDDVAYPIPGNDDAIRSVALLTKIVADAAAEGLMQRHGGGDAAAEPMAEWERELLEQHEAEAAAPVVEETQAEEPAAEAPVADEPATEEPAADAPVAEEQPAETTEGDTTPESK, translated from the coding sequence ATGGCCGTCGTCACGACTCGCCAGCTGCTCGACAGCGGCGTCCACTTCGGGCACCAGACCCGTCGTTGGAACCCCAAGATGAAGCGCTTCATCTTCACGGAGCGCTCGGGCATCTACATCATCGACCTGCAGCAGTCGCTCGCCTACATCGACAAGGCGTACGACTTCGTCAAGGAGACCGTCTCGCACGGCGGCTCGGTGCTCTTCGTGGGCACGAAGAAGCAGGCGCAGGAGTCGATCGCCGAGCAGGCGACGCGCGTGGGCCAGCCCTACGTCAACCAGCGCTGGCTCGGTGGCCTCCTCACCAACTTCAACACGGTCTCGAAGCGCCTGAGCCGCATGAAGGAGCTCGAGGAGCTCGACTTCGAGGACACCACGCAGGGCTACACGAAGAAGGAGCTGCTGCTCAAGAAGCGCGAGCTCCTGAAGCTGCAGAAGTCGCTCGGCGGCATCCGCAACCTCCAGCGCACGCCGTCGGCGATCTGGATCGTCGACACGAACAAGGAGCACCTCGCGGTCGACGAGGCGAAGAAGCTGGGCATCCCCATCATCGCCATCCTCGACACGAACTGCGACCCGGACGACGTCGCCTACCCGATCCCGGGCAACGACGACGCGATCCGCTCCGTCGCGCTGCTGACGAAGATCGTCGCCGACGCTGCCGCTGAGGGCCTCATGCAGCGCCACGGTGGTGGCGACGCCGCTGCCGAGCCGATGGCTGAGTGGGAGCGCGAGCTCCTCGAGCAGCACGAGGCCGAGGCCGCCGCGCCGGTCGTCGAGGAGACGCAGGCCGAGGAGCCGGCCGCCGAGGCACCGGTCGCCGACGAGCCCGCCACCGAGGAGCCGGCCGCCGACGCGCCCGTCGCCGAGGAGCAGCCCGCCGAGACCACCGAGGGCGACACGACGCCCGAGTCCAAGTAA
- the tsf gene encoding translation elongation factor Ts — translation MASISIADLKMLREQLGTGMSDTKAALEEAGGDVEKATEILRLKGAKGNAKRADRSTSEGLVAVAAVDGATTMIAIGCETDFVAKNEKFIALADRVVAAVAAAGATDLASALAAPAESGTVQTVIEQQAATLGEKIELTKVARIEGEQQAVYLHRTSKDLPPQVGVVVAYSGDDADTARAVAQHIAMFDPTYVTRDEVPADAVEKERELVTEIARGEGKPEGAMPKIIEGRISGFFKQIVLLDQDYARDNKQSVAKVLEAAGLTVTGFARFKVGA, via the coding sequence ATGGCATCCATCAGCATCGCCGACCTCAAGATGCTGCGCGAGCAGCTCGGCACCGGCATGAGCGACACGAAGGCAGCCCTCGAGGAGGCCGGCGGCGACGTCGAGAAGGCCACCGAGATCCTCCGCCTCAAGGGCGCGAAGGGCAACGCGAAGCGCGCCGACCGCTCGACGAGCGAAGGCCTCGTGGCCGTCGCCGCCGTCGACGGTGCGACGACGATGATCGCGATCGGCTGCGAGACCGACTTCGTCGCGAAGAACGAGAAGTTCATCGCGCTCGCCGACCGCGTGGTCGCCGCTGTCGCGGCCGCCGGCGCCACCGACCTGGCTTCGGCGCTCGCCGCCCCGGCCGAGTCCGGCACGGTGCAGACCGTCATCGAGCAGCAGGCCGCGACGCTCGGCGAGAAGATCGAGCTGACGAAGGTCGCTCGCATCGAGGGCGAGCAGCAGGCCGTCTACCTGCACCGCACGTCGAAGGACCTGCCCCCGCAGGTCGGCGTCGTGGTGGCCTACTCGGGCGACGACGCGGACACGGCTCGCGCCGTGGCGCAGCACATCGCCATGTTCGACCCCACCTACGTCACCCGCGACGAGGTGCCGGCGGATGCGGTCGAGAAGGAGCGCGAGCTCGTCACCGAGATCGCACGCGGCGAGGGCAAGCCCGAGGGCGCCATGCCGAAGATCATCGAGGGTCGCATCAGCGGCTTCTTCAAGCAGATCGTCCTGCTCGACCAGGACTACGCACGCGACAACAAGCAGAGCGTCGCCAAGGTGCTCGAGGCCGCCGGCCTCACGGTCACCGGCTTCGCGCGCTTCAAGGTCGGCGCGTAG
- the pyrH gene encoding UMP kinase, with amino-acid sequence MTAQPRRRVLLKLSGESFGAGSLGVNPDAVASFARQIADAAETVEIAIVVGGGNFFRGAELSQRGMERGRADYMGMLGTVMNALALQDFLEQAGAETRVQSAIQMTQVAEPYIPRRAERHLEKGRIVIFGAGAGLPYFSTDTVAAQRALEITADQVLVAKNGVDGVYSADPKHDPTATRFDEITYQDALVRGLKVVDSTAFSLCMDNRMPMRVFGMDGDRALERALLGEPVGTLVRA; translated from the coding sequence ATGACAGCACAGCCGCGACGCCGAGTCCTCCTGAAGCTCTCGGGCGAGTCGTTCGGCGCCGGCAGCCTCGGCGTGAACCCCGACGCGGTCGCCTCCTTCGCCCGGCAGATCGCGGATGCGGCGGAGACCGTCGAGATCGCGATCGTCGTCGGCGGCGGCAACTTCTTCCGCGGCGCGGAGCTGAGCCAGCGCGGCATGGAGCGCGGTCGCGCCGACTACATGGGCATGCTCGGCACCGTGATGAACGCCCTCGCCCTGCAGGACTTCCTCGAGCAGGCTGGCGCCGAGACGCGCGTGCAGTCGGCCATCCAGATGACGCAGGTCGCCGAGCCGTACATCCCGCGCCGCGCCGAGCGCCACCTCGAGAAGGGCCGCATCGTCATCTTTGGCGCCGGCGCGGGCCTGCCCTACTTCTCGACCGACACCGTCGCCGCGCAGCGCGCGCTCGAGATCACCGCCGACCAGGTGCTGGTCGCGAAGAACGGCGTCGACGGCGTCTACTCGGCCGACCCCAAGCACGACCCGACGGCGACGCGCTTCGACGAGATCACCTACCAGGACGCGCTCGTCCGCGGCCTCAAGGTCGTCGACTCGACGGCCTTCAGCCTCTGCATGGACAACAGGATGCCCATGCGCGTGTTCGGCATGGACGGCGACCGCGCCCTCGAGCGCGCGCTCCTCGGCGAGCCCGTCGGCACGCTCGTGCGCGCCTGA